The genomic window ATCTCAGATATTTAAAAGGTTTAAGACGAGCTGATTTTCTGCAAAGAATCTGCATGGTGATAACAATATTCTCACAAAATAAATCTGCACTGTGTAAACATGGTGAAGAATTAGGGGTGCAGCCAGATCCCTGACCATTAAATTTTCATGCTAAAATTAGAAACCTTTCCTAGTTAGAAAAACCAAAATGTCAGAGTTGAAAGAACCGTGTCATTGTCTGAATTGAAAGAACTGTCATTGGTGATTCAGAATGGTGCACTTGAagcaatatatttttattttttctcataAGCGGGGTGGCCTTAAATTCTGTTTTCTAGGTTTTGAGGTTTACCGTGATCTCAGTTATATATCTTCCATGCGCAGGCAAAACCATTAGTCCAGGAATCAAGAATAGAAGATTTGGTGGATCCAAGTATAAAAGCAGGGTATAATGCAGAAGCAATGTGGAGGGTGGTTGAAGTTGCAATAACTTGTCTTGAGCCCTTCTCTGCTTACCGACCATGCATGTCAGTTATCACACGTGAGCTAGAGGATGCCCTAATTATAGAGATTAATGCATCTGAATACATGAAGTCCATTGACAGCTTTGGGGGATCTCATCGATGGTCTTTTGCAGACAAGAAGATTGTCCTTCCTGCTCCCACTactccatctacaacagaaccaTCCCCTATCATCTCACAAGCTTTGGCTCCTCCAGAGCCAAGGTAGTAGATAGGTTTAAAGTGAGCATACAAAGCTAATATTTGTGTAATACACTCAACTTCATTAACATGTAAACTCAGGCAGGTGGATCTCATTATGACTTGCAGAAATAGTAAATTACTGAGCTATACTGCCAGAGAAACTATATAAATCGTTTTTAAATCTACAGCTGAAACAAGTTTTGCTGCCGTTCTTTAATTTTGTAATTTATCATTTGTTCTAGGGAGCTGGGACTTCACCTTAGAGAACCCCCACATAAAGAAACCGTGTTAACAAGGTCAAAGTTGCACATGAAAGAAAAACAATATGTACATTTTTATTCAAAATCAGAATGATTCAATTAGAATTACACTCCTGAATCTTGACAGAAAATCGAGTACAAGTTCACAAAGTAGTTCATTCTATCAAAATTGATCCAGGACTTTCCTTGTCAGAACAGGGAAAAGGGGAGCTACCAAGTTACATACCAATA from Papaver somniferum cultivar HN1 unplaced genomic scaffold, ASM357369v1 unplaced-scaffold_118, whole genome shotgun sequence includes these protein-coding regions:
- the LOC113330507 gene encoding nodulation receptor kinase-like, with the protein product MSASSLAHCWEQCHWKNDTDGCRIMPKAQFSSASMYYSTQHLSAKSDVFSFGVVLLEIITGREPLNIHRPRSEWSLVEWAKPLVQESRIEDLVDPSIKAGYNAEAMWRVVEVAITCLEPFSAYRPCMSVITRELEDALIIEINASEYMKSIDSFGGSHRWSFADKKIVLPAPTTPSTTEPSPIISQALAPPEPR